In Topomyia yanbarensis strain Yona2022 chromosome 2, ASM3024719v1, whole genome shotgun sequence, one DNA window encodes the following:
- the LOC131685515 gene encoding U5 small nuclear ribonucleoprotein 200 kDa helicase-like — MADAAARQLQYEYKANSNLVLQADVRLIERPRRDEATGEVLSLVGKLEGTRMGDRAQRTKPEKTEERKAKRQKRDEAQYDFNSMKGATLLSEGIDEMVGIVYRPKTQETRQTYEVLLSFIQEAIGDQPRDILCGAADEILAVMKNDKMKDRERKREIDGLLGTVTDERFALLVNLGKKITDFGSDAAGAMGVTAEEQIDDTYGINVQFEESEEESDEDKYGEIRDEDAQDEGEEARDDGMLHAENLGGNEEGKNEKALDPRDIDAHWLQRCLRKYYNDSMMSQAKAGEVLGVLKDAGDDRECENQLVLLLGYDCFDFIKLLKKNRQMVLYCTMLASSQSESERVKIREKMKTDGYLSRILRQLDTGKQEMDDYDSEKSKMQRRRKEQDDDNMEGIGGQIPGNRNLLELDELAFTQGSHLMANKRCQLPDGSFRKQRKGYEEVHVPALKPKAFEENEELMTIEKLPKYVQPVFAGFKTLNRIQSRLYKTALDSDENLLLCAPTGAGKTNVALLTMMREIGKHINDDGTINVDEFKIIYIAPMRSLVQEMVGNFGKRLATYNLTVSELTGDHQLSREQIAATQVIVCTPEKWDIITRKGGEKTYTQLVRLVIIDEIHLLHDERGPVLESLVARTIRNIETTQEDVRLVGLSATLPNYQDVATFLRVRPETGLFYFDNSYRPVALEQQYIGVTEKKALKRFQVMNDIVYEKVMEHAGKNQVLVFVHSRKETGKTARAIRDMCLEKDTLGNFLREGSASMEVLRSEAEQVKNAELKDLLPYGFAIHHAGMTRVDRTLVEDLFADRHIQVLVSTATLAWGVNLPAHTVIIKGTQVYNPEKGRWVELGALDVLQMLGRAGRPQYNTKGEGILITNHSELQFYLSLLNQQLPIESQLISKMPDMLNAEIVLGTIQNVKDAVTWLGYTYLYIRMLRQPTLYGVSYDAIKEDPLLEHFRADLVHTAALHLEKSGLIKYDRKSGHFQVTEIGRIASHYYCTHETMLTYNQLLKPTLSEIELFRVFSLSGEFRNITVREEEKLELQKLMERVPIPIKESMEEASAKVNVLLQAYISQLKLEGFALMADMVYVTQSASRLLRAIFEIVLHREWAQLADKCLTLCKMIDRRMWQSMSPLRQFRKMPEEVVKKIEKKNFPWERLYDLEANEIGELIRVPKLGKTIYKYVHQFPKLELSTHIQPITRSTLRVELTITPDFQWDEKIHGQSEAFWILVEDVDSEVILHHEYFLLKYKYCQDDHLEKFFVPVFEPLPPQYFLRIVSDRWIGSETQLPVSFRHLILPEKNLPPTELLDLQALPISAFREPRFEQLYRFPQFNPIQTQVFNAVYNSEDNVFVGAPTGSGKTTIAEFAVLRMLKQNPHGRVVYLVSRDSLAELIFMDWHHKFGQQLEKENLGCKVVKLTGETGTDLKLIAKGQIIVTTADKWDILSRRWKQRKNVQNIQLFIVDELLHLSKTQFTAHCKHRLQCHSPSGMWEIP, encoded by the exons ATGGCTGATGCCGCGGCACGTCAGCTGCAGTACGAGTACAAAGCG AACTCGAATCTTGTCCTGCAAGCTGATGTACGGTTGATCGAACGTCCGCGGCGAGATGAAGCTACCGGAGAGGTGCTGTCTCTGGTTGGGAAGCTCGAGGGAACCCGTATGGGTGACCGGGCTCAGCGAACCAAACCGGAGAAGACGGAGGAGCGGAAGGCAAA GCGTCAAAAACGTGACGAAGCCCAGTACGATTTTAACAGTATGAAAGGTGCCACTCTGCTGTCGGAAGGAATTGACGAGATGGTTGGTATCGTGTACCGGCCCAAGACGCAGGAAACTCGGCAAACGTACGAAGTGCTGTTGAGTTTTATTCAGGAAGCGATCGGCGATCAGCCGAGGGATATACTGTGTGGTGCGGCGGATGAGATTTTGGCGGTGATGAAAAACGATAAGATGAAGGACCGTGAGAGGAAGCGGGAAATTGACGGGTTGCTGGGAACGGTAACTGACGAGCGGTTTGCGCTGTTGGTGAATCTTGGTAAGAAGATTACCGATTTCGGGTCGGATGCGGCTGGTGCGATGGGTGTGACGGCGGAGGAGCAGATCGATGATACGTACGGGATAAACGTGCAGTTTGAAGAGTCGGAGGAGGAAAGTGACGAAGACAAGTACGGAGAAATTCGGGATGAAGATGCGCAGGATGAGGGGGAGGAAGCTAGGGATGATGGGATGCTGCACGCGGAGAAT CTCGGCGGCAACGAGGAAGGCAAAAATGAGAAAGCACTAGATCCGCGTGATATTGACGCTCACTGGTTGCAGCGTTGCCTGCGGAAGTATTACAACGATTCGATGATGTCCCAAGCGAAGGCTGGTGAAGTGCTGGGAGTGTTGAAGGATGCCGGAGATGATCGAGAGTGTGAGAATCAGTTGGTTCTACTTCTTGGTTATGATTGTTTTGATTTCATCAAGCTGTTGAAGAAAAATCGGCAGATGGTTCTGTACTGCACGATGTTGGCGTCGTCGCAGAGCGAGAGCGAGCGGGTGAAGATTCGCGAGAAAATGAAGACGGATGGGTATTTGTCAAGGATTTTGCGTCAGTTGGACACCGGTAAGCAAGAGATGGACGACTACGACagtgaaaaatcaaaaatgcaGCGAAGGAGAAAGGAACAGGATGACGATAATATGGAGGGAATAGGCGGTCAGATTCCGGGGAATAGAAATCTGCTGGAGTTGGATGAATTGGCGTTCACGCAGGGCTCTCATCTGATGGCAAACAAGCGTTGTCAGCTACCGGATGGAAGTTTTAGGAAGCAACGCAAGGGTTATGAGGAGGTTCATGTGCCAGCTTTGAAGCCGAAAGCGTTTGAAGAAAATGAGGAGCTGATGACGATTGAAAAGCTGCCGAAGTACGTGCAACCGGTGTTTGCTGGGTTTAAGACGCTCAACCGGATTCAGAGTCGGTTGTACAAAACAGCTCTCGATAGCGATGAAAATCTGTTGCTGTGTGCCCCTACCGGTGCCGGTAAAACCAATGTGGCATTGTTGACGATGATGAGGGAAATTGGGAAGCATATCAATGATGATGGTACGATCAACGTGGACGAGTTCAAGATCATTTACATTGCTCCAATGCGTTCGCTGGTACAGGAAATGGTTGGTAATTTTGGCAAGCGTTTGGCTACGTATAATTTGACCGTGTCTGAGTTGACCGGGGATCACCAGCTCAGTCGGGAACAGATAGCTGCTACGCAGGTGATTGTCTGCACCCCGGAGAAGTGGGATATTATCACGAGGAAAGGAGGTGAAAAGACCTATACCCAGTTGGTGCGGTTAGTGATCATCGACGAAATTCATCTACTGCACGATGAGCGAGGTCCGGTGTTGGAGTCGTTGGTTGCTAGAACAATTCGAAACATTGAGACTACGCAGGAAGATGTGCGTTTGGTTGGATTGTCTGCGACGCTTCCGAATTATCAGGATGTTGCGACATTTTTGAGAGTTCGGCCTGAAACTGGATTGTTCTATTTTGACAACAGCTACCGTCCGGTTGCTTTGGAACAGCAGTATATCGGAGTAACGGAGAAAAAGGCCCTCAAGCGGTTCCAGGTTATGAACGACATTGTCTACGAGAAGGTTATGGAACATGCTGGAAAAAATCAAGTTTTAGTGTTTGTTCACTCCCGGAAGGAAACTGGCAAAACTGCTCGCGCAATCCGGGACATGTGTCTGGAGAAGGACACCCTGGGAAACTTCTTACGCGAGGGTTCTGCTAGTATGGAAGTCCTACGATCAGAAGCCGAACAGGTTAAAAATGCAGAATTGAAAGACTTGCTTCCGTACGGCTTTGCCATCCATCATGCAGGTATGACTCGTGTGGACAGAACTCTGGTAGAGGATCTCTTTGCCGATCGTCACATACAGGTGCTGGTTTCTACGGCCACCCTAGCGTGGGGTGTCAACTTACCCGCACACACCGTAATCATCAAAGGTACACAAGTCTACAACCCGGAAAAAGGTCGTTGGGTTGAACTGGGCGCCCTGGACGTCTTGCAAATGTTAGGACGTGCCGGTCGTCCTCAGTACAACACAAAGGGCGAGGGAATCCTAATTACCAACCACAGCGAGCTTCAGTTCTATCTATCGCTGTTGAACCAACAGCTACCAATCGAATCGCAACTAATCTCCAAAATGCCCGATATGTTGAACGCCGAGATTGTCCTTGGAACGATTCAGAATGTTAAGGATGCCGTCACCTGGCTAGGATACACCTATCTGTACATTCGAATGCTACGCCAACCGACACTATACGGAGTTTCATACGATGCAATCAAGGAGGATCCGTTGCTGGAACATTTTCGCGCTGATCTGGTTCATACAGCCGCTCTTCACCTGGAGAAAAGTGGTTTGATAAAATATGACCGCAAAAGCGGACACTTCCAGGTAACGGAAATCGGAAGGATCGCTTCCCACTACTACTGCACCCACGAGACAATGTTGACCTACAATCAGCTGCTGAAACCGACCCTCAGTGAGATCGAGCTGTTCCGTGTGTTCTCACTTTCCGGAGAGTTTCGAAATATTACAGTCCGCGAGGAAGAGAAATTAGAGCTACAGAAGCTGATGGAGCGTGTCCCCATTCCGATTAAGGAGAGCATGGAAGAAGCCAGTGCCAAGGTGAATGTTCTGCTGCAGGCCTACATTTCGCAACTGAAGCTGGAAGGCTTTGCACTGATGGCCGACATGGTTTACGTAACGCAGTCTGCATCCCGTTTACTAAGAGCGATCTTCGAAATTGTCCTGCACCGAGAATGGGCCCAACTAGCGGACAAATGTTTGACTTTGTGCAAAATGATCGATCGCCGAATGTGGCAGAGTATGTCTCCGCTCAGACAGTTCCGCAAAATGCCCGAAGAAGTCGTCAAGAAGATCGAGAAGAAAAATTTCCCCTGGGAACGACTGTACGATCTGGAGGCGAACGAGATCGGTGAACTGATCCGTGTTCCAAAGCTGGGCAAGACGATCTACAAGTACGTGCATCAGTTCCCAAAACTAGAACTGTCCACGCACATCCAACCGATCACACGATCTACGCTGAGAGTGGAACTGACAATAACTCCCGATTTTCAGTGGGACGAAAAAATTCACGGACAATCGGAAGCCTTCTGGATCCTGGTTGAAGATGTCGATTCCGAAGTGATCCTTCACCACGAATATTTCCTCCTGAAATACAAGTACTGTCAAGACGACCACTTGGAGAAGTTCTTCGTTCCGGTTTTTGAACCGCTACCGCCCCAATATTTCCTACGCATCGTTTCCGACCGTTGGATCGGTTCAGAAACGCAACTACCCGTCTCATTCCGTCATCTGATTTTGCCGGAGAAAAATCTACCACCAACGGAACTCCTGGATTTACAGGCCCTTCCGATCAGTGCTTTCCGAGAGCCACGATTCGAACAGCTTTATCGGTTCCCCCAGTTCAACCCGATCCAAACGCAGGTATTCAATGCGGTCTACAATAGCGAAGACAATGTGTTCGTTGGAGCTCCCACCGGGTCGGGAAAGACAACCATCGCGGAGTTTGCTGTCCTGCGAATGTTGAAACAAAACCCTCACGGAAGAGTTGTATACTTGGTTTCCAGAGATTCTCTCGCCGAACTGATATTCATGGATTGGCATCACAAATTCGGACAACAGTTGGAGAAGGAAAACCTAGGTTGCAAGGTCGTCAAACTGACCGGTGAAACTGGAACAGATTTAAAGCTCATCGCCAAGGGTCAGATAATCGTGACGACCGCCGATAAGTGGGACATCTTATCTCGCCGGTGGAAACAAAGAAAGAACgttcaaaatattcaactatTCATCGTGGATGAGTTGCTCCACTTATCTAAAACACAGTTCACCGCCCATTGCAAACATCGTCTTCAATGCCACAGCCCTTCCGGAATGTGGGAAATTCCGTAG